From the genome of Spinacia oleracea cultivar Varoflay chromosome 2, BTI_SOV_V1, whole genome shotgun sequence, one region includes:
- the LOC110797179 gene encoding protein ROLLING AND ERECT LEAF 2, translating to MTLLLLPLLLLHSNCDFNFEIRVFSLMGCGPSKAEDLPLVTFCRARKDLIKSASDHRFALAAAHFAYFRQLRDVGDSLFRFVEEELILTSSSSSPSSLSSLSSPVLTLPSDDNPKKKNKGFKSHKKGKNGSSFSTSISHNLRGVDAMEGDHLHLSDDDEEDEEMGSSFGDHHHRHSHSHSGHLDIDDEDEDEEDERREKVKKKKKKKKGGGGGGRRGAESSPPPPPTPRPGISYIPDSEFPGVASNYPYPFDQSYANNSNNTSNYSNNNHHPYYQPAPNVNNNGIPPYYYSNPSSSSYYPDNGYSTNYDYNGGNYNYNNNGATTSYTTYYMKKSSTRIPSVIYEEPRQNPVYAFSDYNGQPSYSNYSNFGVSGMSSENRGSNVPPPQQPRRPPTPPSPKVSAWDYFNPFETLEGGGAYSGYFGQNPSFGLESNSSSPDSREVREREGIPELEEETESEVSKEPYHYDNKKKVQEEFSFPKNKNKTVQFEDGNGNGNGKGKNRKSSGNFDEGNSIGVRARERVPLQHPQREEPPPEPPVEVEKESDVKGRSSISISSPETESNFSISIEDVSVKKRGVSFEVGGGGGGGGGGSSRDIESSKLSSSTMLSTNGTRDLREVVREIKDEFVAATDYGEEVSVLLEVGKEPYKFRSSLLKVILARVCSTSLSSSYSPSSLPGGYPRNAGEDFDSRSLASTLEKLYAWEKKLYKEVKDEERLRVMYEKQCKKLKTLDDQGAEISKIEATQASIRKLLTRINVSVRAVDYVSRRIHKLRDEELLPQMKELIFGLRKMWKLMFKCHQKQFQAILESKTRALKANTGLRKDSSVRATIHLEAQLLKWCHRFNNWVDMQRSYAETLNGWLEKCIQYEPEITPDGVVPFSPGRIGAPPVFVICHDWKQAMERVSGSEVQTAMNDFATSLHQLWERQDEEQRRRVKAENMYTDFEKQIRAIRRGGRGGGGGHEHDHDDATSDKNSLSMVSSGISPLDDLKVDLDSMRQRVREERAGHKEAVKLVHDAVSRSIQAGLIPIFESLESFTSETSQAFDDVRLEHDSRS from the exons ATGACTCTACTGCTACTACCACTACTATTACTGCACTCTAATTGCGATTTCAattttgaaattagggtttttagttTAATGGGGTGTGGGCCTTCAAAAGCTGAAGATCTGCCATTGGTAACCTTCTGTAGAGCTCGAAAGGATTTGATTAAATCTGCTTCTGATCATCGTTTTGCTCTAGCTGCTGCTCACTTTGCTTATTTCCGTCAATTGAGGGATGTGGGtgattcgctttttcgatttgtTGAAGAAGAGCTTATTCTTACTTCTTCGTCTTCTTCCCCTTCTTCgctctcttctctctcttcccctGTGCTCACTCTCCCTTCCGACGACAACCCTAAAAAGAAGAACAAGGGTTTTAAAAGTCACAAGAAGGGCAAAAATGGGTCGTCGTTTTCCACTTCGATTTCGCATAATTTGCGAGGGGTTGACGCCATGGAAGGAGATCACCTGCATTTGTCCGATGACGACGAAGAAGACGAGGAGATGGGTTCGTCTTTCGGAGATCATCATCATCGGCATTCACATTCGCATTCTGGGCATTTAGACAttgatgatgaagatgaggatgaagaagatgagaggagagagaaagtgaagaagaagaagaagaagaagaaaggaggaggaggaggtggaAGAAGAGGAGCTGaatcatcaccaccaccaccaccaacaccacGACCTGGGATTTCTTACATTCCTGATTCTGAGTTTCCTGGTGTTGCTAGTAATTATCCTTACCCCTTTGATCAATCTTATGCTAATAATAGTAACAATACTTCTAATTATAGTAATAATAATCATCATCCTTATTATCAACCTGCTCCTAATGTAAATAATAATGGTATTCCACCTTATTATTATTCGAACCCTAGTTCAAGTTCATATTACCCGGATAATGGTTACAGTACTaattatgattataatggtggtaattataattataacaaCAATGGTGCAACAACATCTTATACAACTTACTATATGAAGAAGTCTTCAACTAGAATTCCCTCTGTTATTTATGAAGAACCCAGACAGAATCCGGTTTATGCTTTCTCTGATTACAATGGTCAACCGAGTTATTCGAATTACTCGAATTTCGGGGTTAGTGGTATGAGTTCGGAGAATAGGGGAAGCAATGTGCCGCCACCGCAGCAGCCACGACGGCCGCCAACGCCGCCATCGCCGAAGGTGTCGGCATGGGATTATTTCAACCCGTTTGAGACTTTAGAGGGTGGTGGGGCTTATTCGGGTTATTTTGGACAGAATCCGAGTTTTGGGTTGGAGTCGAACTCGAGTAGTCCGGATTCGAGGGAGGTTAGGGAGAGGGAAGGGATTCCGGAGTTGGAAGAGGAGACTGAGAGTGAAGTTAGTAAGGAGCCTTATCACTATGATAATAAGAAGAAAGTGCAAGAAGAGTTTAGTTTTCCCAAAAATAAGAACAAAACTGTTCAATTTGAggatggtaatggtaatggtaatggtaaggGGAAGAATAGGAAGAGTAGTGGTAATTTTGATGAGGGTAATTCGATAGGGGTGAGAGCGAGGGAAAGGGTGCCATTGCAGCATCCACAAAGGGAGGAGCCACCACCAGAGCCGCCAGTAGAAGTGGAGAAAGAGTCAGATGTGAAAGGAAGAAGCAGCATTAGCATTAGTAGTCCTGAAACTGAGAGTAACTTTTCTATAAGTATAGAGGATGTGTCTGTTAAGAAGAGAGGGGTGAGCTTTGAGGTAGGTGGaggtggcggtggcggtggaGGTGGTTCGTCTCGTGATATTGAATCATCTAAGCTAAGTAGCTCTACAATGTTGTCTACTAATGGCACCCGTGATCTAAGAGAGGTTGTAAGAGAAATCAAAGATGAATTTGTGGCTGCTACTGATTACGGGGAAGAGGTTTCTGTGTTGCTTGAAGTGGGGAAAGAGCCATACAAGTTTCGGTCCTCCTTATTGAAAG TGATTCTGGCGAGGGTCTGCTCAACATCACTGTCATCTTCGTATTCTCCATCTTCCTTGCCCGGTGGATATCCTAGGAATGCCGGGGAGGATTTTGACTCTCGGAGCCTTGCATCAACTCTGGAAAAGCTATATGCGTGGGAGAAGAAACTATACAAGGAAGTCAAG GATGAGGAGAGGCTCAGGGTTATGTATGAGAAGCAGTGCAAGAAGCTGAAAACTCTAGATGATCAAGGTGCCGAGATTAGTAAAATTGAAGCAACTCAGGCTTCAATTAGAAAGCTGCTGACCAGGATTAATGTCAGTGTAAgagctgtagattatgtgtccagAAGGATACACAAATTGAGGGATGAAGAATTGCTGCCTCAAATGAAGGAATTGATATTTGG GTTGAGAAAGATGTGGAAGCTAATGTTCAAATGTCACCAGAAGCAATTCCAGGCAATCCTAGAGAGTAAAACTCGTGCCCTAAAAGCAAACACCGGACTAAGAAAGGATTCAAGCGTGAGGGCCACTATTCATCTCGAAGCACAACTATTAAAATGGTGTCATCGATTCAACAACTGGGTTGACATGCAAAGGTCTTACGCCGAGACTTTGAATGGCTGGCTCGAAAAATGTATTCAGTATGAACCCGAAATAACCCCGGACGGGGTTGTCCCGTTTTCCCCGGGCCGAATCGGGGCCCCACCCGTGTTTGTAATCTGCCACGACTGGAAACAAGCAATGGAAAGAGTATCGGGTTCAGAGGTACAAACAGCAATGAACGACTTCGCTACAAGCTTGCATCAGTTATGGGAGAGGCAAGATGAAGAGCAACGTAGAAGGGTGAAAGCCGAGAACATGTACACGGATTTCGAGAAACAAATACGGGCCATTCGAAGGGGAGGAaggggaggaggaggaggacaCGAGCATGATCATGATGATGCCACGTCAGACAAGAATAGTCTGTCAATGGTTAGTAGTGGGATTTCCCCATTGGATGACTTAAAGGTGGATTTAGACTCGATGAGACAGAGAGTAAGGGAAGAAAGAGCGGGTCACAAGGAAGCTGTTAAACTGGTTCACGATGCAGTGTCTCGGTCCATACAAGCGGGTTTGATTCCGATCTTTGAGTCGTTGGAGAGTTTTACTTCAGAAACTTCACAAGCTTTTGATGATGTCAGGTTAGAACATGACAGTAGATCATGA
- the LOC130467190 gene encoding B3 domain-containing protein REM9, with translation MNEFQLPNKPHFFQPLLPDFLTNFSIPKSFLTQYLPVKGRGSEVKSKEFVVLRNRKSEQTWYVKVDLPNYTFKKGWRKFCADHNLQIGDFLVFKHQRDMVFEVYVFDPSACEREFPGFEDDSIAIQATPLASRPPINYHDGLEKKGDEEDPKEISTFKPSGRPYFRTQVKKAALAIGSIWVPKSFVLQAGLEKKTSPMVLLDEEGHSWSISLKYNEGQDGHYMYKCPSIYKLMGLDIGQPIVFELINSSGYLLMKLYKE, from the exons ATGAACGAGTTCCAGCTTCCAAACAAGCCTCACTTTTTCCAGCCTCTCCTTCCTGACTTCCTCACCAATTTC TCTATTCCGAAGTCATTCCTTACGCAATATCTACCCGTAAAAGGCCGAGGATCAGAAGTGAAGAGCAAAGAGTTTGTTGTTTTAAGAAATAGGAAATCAGAACAAACTTGGTATGTTAAAGTTGATTTGCCAAACTACACTTTCAAAAAAGGTTGGAGGAAGTTTTGTGCAGATCACAACTTACAAATTGGTGATTTCTTGGTGTTTAAACACCAACGTGACATGGTTTTCGAAGTTTATGTCTTTGATCCAAGTGCTTGTGAGCGCGAATTTCCCGGTTTCGAGGATGATTCTATAGCTATTCAAGCAACTCCCTTGGCCTCTAGACCTCCAATTAATTATCATGAtg GATTGGAGAAGAAGGGAGACGAGGAAGATCCAAAAGAAATATCAACATTTAAACCATCTGGTCGCCCATATTTCCGAACTCAAGTAAAAAAAGCTGCTCTTGCTATTGGTTCAATA TGGGTTCCAAAGAGTTTTGTGTTGCAAGCTGGGCTAGAAAAGAAAACCAGTCCTATGGTGTTGCTAGATGAGGAAGGGCATTCATGGTCAATAAGCCTAAAGTACAATGAGGGGCAAGATGGTCACTATATGTACAAATGTCCTTCAATTTATAAACTTATGGGCCTGGATATTGGCCAGCCCATAGTTTTTGAGCTTATTAACTCCAGCGGATACCTTCTCATGAAACTTTATAAGGAGTA G
- the LOC110797096 gene encoding protein disulfide-isomerase — MAISRVSIFVVSLLALFGSISASDSTDASPADAKEFVLTLDHSNFSETIAKSDFIVVEFYAPWCGHCKSLAPEYEKAASILSSHEPAIVLAKVDANEDANKELASQYEVKGFPTIKIVRNGGKNVQEYKGPREAEGIVDYLKKQVGPASVEIKSADEASTLIGEDKVVIVGIFPEFSGEEYTSFQALAEKLRSDYEFGHTTDAKFLPRGESSVKKPTIRLFKPFDELVVDFQDFNADLEKSIEESSIPTVTIFSKDPAHHPYVIKFFNSPNAKALLFMNFSIDFDSYKSKYEKVAGEYKSQGISFLLGDLDASAGALQYFGLKEDQVPLIIVQTNDGKKYVKEKVEADQIAQWVKDYNEGKIAAHRKSEPIPETNNEPVKVVVADTIQDIVFNSGKNVFLEFYAPWCGHCQKLAPILDEVAVSFENDKDIVIAKLDATANDLLDDTFDVKGYPTLYFRTASGKIVAYDGDRTKDEIIDFIQKNRDPAAEQPSIEQAASEQSSAKDEL, encoded by the exons ATGGCGATTTCTAGGGTTTCAATCTTCGTTGTTTCTCTTTTGGCATTGTTCGGTTCGATTTCTGCTTCTGACTCTACCGATGCTTCTCCAGCTGATGCTAAGGAGTTCGTTCTCACTCTTGATCACTCCAATTTCTCTGAAACTATCGCCAAAAGTGACTTCATTGTCGTCGAGTTCTACGCTCCATG GTGTGGCCATTGTAAGAGTCTAGCTCCCGAG TATGAGAAAGCCGCATCCATATTGAGCAGTCACGAACCTGCCATTGTTTTGGCAAAGGTGGATGCCAATGAGGATGCCAACAAGGAACTTGCTTCTCAATACGAAGTTAAGGGATTCCCTACAATTAAGATTGTGAGGAACGGTGGGAAAAATGTTCAGGAGTACAAGGGTCCAAGGGAAGCCGAAGGAATTGTTGATTATTTGAAAAAGCAAGTTGGTCCTGCATCAGTTGAGATTAAATCTGCTGATGAGGCTTCCACTCTTATTGGGGAAGACAAAGTTGTTATT GTTGGTATATTCCCAGAATTTTCCGGAGAAGAGTACACAAGCTTCCAAGCCTTGGCTGAGAAGTTGCGCTCTGACTACGAGTTTGGCCACACTACTGATGCAAAGTTCCTACCAAGGGGTGAATCATCTGTGAAGAAGCCCACTATTAGGCTTTTCAAGCCATTCGATGAACTTGTGGTTGACTTTCAG GATTTCAATGCGGATTTGGAGAAGTCCATTGAAGAATCCAGTATCCCTACTGTGACTATTTTCAGCAAGGACCCCGCACACCATCCCTATGTTATTAAGTTCTTTAACTCCCCCAATGCCAAG GCCTTGTTGTTCATGAACTTCAGCATTGACTTTGATTCATACAAGTCAAAATATGAAAAGGTTGCCGGAGAATACAAATCACAGGGTATTAGCTTTTTATTGGGAGACCTTGATGCCAGTGCTGGAGCACTCCAG TATTTCGGTCTCAAGGAGGACCAGGTGCCTCTCATTATTGTCCAGACAAATGACGGGAAGAAATACGTTAAAGAGAAGGTGGAGGCAGATCAAATTGCACAATGGGTCAAGGACTACAAT GAAGGAAAGATTGCCGCACACAGGAAGTCCGAACCCATTCCTGAAACCAACAACGAGCCTGTAAAGGTGGTTGTTGCAGACACCATTCAGGATATAGTTTTCAACTCTGGCAAAAATG TCTTTTTGGAATTCTATGCTCCCTGGTGTGGACATTGCCAAAAGCTTGCTCCAATCTTGGACGAAGTTGCTGTTTCTTTTGAAAACGACAAAGACATTGTCATCGCCAAACTT GATGCAACTGCAAACGATCTCCTAGATGATACCTTTGATGTTAAAGGTTACCCAACTTTGTACTTCAGAACAGCGAGTGGGAAAATCGTAGCATACGATGGAGACAGGACCAAGGATGAAATAATTGATTTCATTCAGAAGAATAGGGATCCAGCTGCTGAGCAACCTTCGATTGAGCAAGCTGCATCTGAGCAATCTTCAGCCAAGGACGAGTTGTGA
- the LOC110797008 gene encoding two-component response regulator ORR9: protein MEAKTQLLIPENEELFHVLAVDDSVIERKMLEKLLTISSFHVTCVESGDKALEYLGLVNCHNPIIDSGHVDDHGVDDDVSMICPSLPLPNDVHHHQQQGHGTRVNLIMTDYSMPGITGYDLLKRVKESSWKDVPVVVMSSENVPSRIHMCLEEGAEEFLLKPVRLSDLKKLQPRIFKATPIHTSCVSEDNNNNNNNNNNNNNNNNKFIAAVNDSKICKEEITIICDLDHNLHEDYTSSSTSSSTEVETKVNNNEIEQFVTCSKIDQLVM from the exons aTGGAGGCAAAAACCCAACTTCTAATCCCTGAAAATGAAGAGCTTTTTCATGTATTAGCGGTTGATGATAGTGTTATTGAAAGGAAGATGTTAGAAAAGCTCCTTACTATCTCATCCTTCCATG TGACTTGTGTGGAATCCGGGGATAAAGCTTTGGAGTATTTGGGTTTGGTGAATTGCCATAACCCGATTATTGATTCGGGTCATGTTGATGATCATGGTGTTGATGATGATGTTTCCATGATTTGTCCTTCTCTTCCATTACCCAATGATGTTCATCACCACCAACAACAA GGTCATGGAACAAGAGTGAATTTGATAATGACAGATTATTCAATGCCTGGAATAACTGGTTATGATCTTCTTAAAAGAGTCAAG GAATCCTCTTGGAAAGATGTACCAGTGGTTGTCATGTCTTCTGAGAATGTTCCTTCAAGAATTCACAT GTGTCTAGAAGAAGGAGCAGAGGAATTTCTGCTAAAACCAGTAAGATTATCAGATCTGAAAAAGTTACAGCCTCGTATCTTCAAAGCTACACCAATTCATACTAGTTGTGTGAGTGaagataacaacaacaacaacaacaacaacaacaacaacaacaacaacaacaacaagtttATAGCAGCAGTAAATGACAGCAAAATTTGCAaggaagaaataacaattatCTGTGATTTGGATCATAATCTTCATGAGGACTACACCAGCAGCAGTACCAGTTCATCAACAGAAGTTGAAACCAAAGTTAACAATAATGAAATCGAGCAATTTGTTACATGCTCGAAAATTGATCAACTTGTAATGTGA